One window of Quercus robur chromosome 12, dhQueRobu3.1, whole genome shotgun sequence genomic DNA carries:
- the LOC126709829 gene encoding uncharacterized protein LOC126709829 — MTTKFNKDMYAKMRSKKDEPLSNLGKKTVRVTGKGSASIPLSIVPSIASETTRTASPTASIEEIPTPGSKRPRVVGKGKEKTDTRPSTIWDDESLAVERAHEVVTSADLKALSDLSLNDVASRHVHKLVQVLGESIHITAEYLTQGAKVASLATRMEAQERENSDLRTNLITSMDEATTLKEKVKVLEDDLRVERGLTQEKDEQLQAAKEKLVNIAARSVEAFQTTDEYNTVLFSWYFKGFELLRRYMIKHPSGVNLESLDLEEVDKEMALEEAASSSAPGDDVPEPVADVPASEGTTDA, encoded by the exons ATGACGACCAAGTTTAACAAGGACATGTATGCAAAGATGAGGTCAAAGAAGGACGAACCCCTGTCCAATTTGGGGAAGAAGACCGTGCGAGTTACCGGGAAGGGTTCTGCCTCCATCCCGCTCAGCATTGTTCCTTCCATAGCCTCTGAAACGACGAGGACTGCCTCCCCGACCGCTTCAATAGAAGAGATTCCTACTCCTGGCTCTAAAAGGCCGCGCGTGGTTGgcaaaggaaaggagaagacTGATACTCGTCCGTCCACCATATGGGATGACGAGTCTTTGGCTGTGGAAAGAGCTCACGAGGTCGTTACTTCAGCGGACTTGAAGGCTCTATCTGACTTGTCCTTAAACGATGTGGCTTCCCGTCACGTCCACAAACTGGTCCAG GTGTTGGGAGAGAGTATCCATATCACTGCTGAGTACCTCACTCAAGGGGCCAAGGTGGCGTCTCTGGCGACCCGGATGGAGGCTCAGGAGAGGGAGAACTCTGACCTGAGGACGAATCTGATTACTTCTATGGACGAGGCCACGACACTGAAGGAGAAGGTCAAGGTGCTGGAGGACGACCTCAGAGTTGAGCGCGGGTTGACTCAGGAGAAGGACGAGCAACTTCAGGCAGCCAAGGAGAAGCTAGTGAACATCGCCGCTCGATCCGTGGAGGCTTTCCAGACCACTGATGAGTACAACACCGTGCTCTTCAGCTGGTATTTTAAGGGATTTGAGCTTCTCCGGAGGTACATGATCAAGCATCCTTCCGGAGTCAACCTGGAGAGCCTGGATTTGGAGGAGGTGGACAAGGAAATGGCCCTGGAGGAGGCAGCTTCGTCTTCTGCCCCCGGTGATGATGTTCCTGAACCCGTTGCTGACGTGCCGGCCAGTGAAGGCACAACTGATGCTTGA